The stretch of DNA CTCCTGTCCTCGCCGTTCGGGGCCGCCCTCGAGGCGATCCGCGAGAACGAGGGCCGGGCGCAGGCCTGCGGCTACGACGTGCGCCGCATGAAGCTCGTGGCCTTCGTGATCTCCGGGGCCCTGTGCGGTCTCGCGGGCGGTCTTCAGGCGATCCACCTCTCGATCGTACCGATCGAGACGATGCACTATTCGACCTCCGGGCAGGCGGTGATGATGGCGCTGCTCGGCGGCATGGGGACCTTCTTCGGTCCGTTCGTGGGGGCCGCGACCTACGCGCTCCTGCAGGACGGGCTCGCCACGGTCACGAGCCACTGGCAGCTCTTCGTCGGCGCCATCTTCATCGCCTTCGTGCTGTTCCTGCCGCTCGGTATCTGGGGCGAGGTGCTGGCGCGCCTGAGGAGGGCCGGATGGTGAGCGCCGCCCCGGCCGTCGCCGCGCCCGGTGCGGCGACGGGTGCGGCGCCCAGTGCGGCGCCGCCGATCCTCGCCGCGGAGAGGCTCGGCAAACGGTTCGGGCATTTCCGTGCCCTGTCCGACGTGACCGTCGCGTTCCCGGAGGGTGGCATCACGGCGATCATCGGGCCGAACGGTGCGGGCAAGTCGACCTTCTTCAACCTGATCTCCGGCGCCGTCCCGCCGAGCGAGGGCCGCGTGCTGTTCCGCGGGCGCGACATCACCGGCGCGGCCCCGCACGCCTTCGCCCGGATGGGCATCGCCAAGTCGTTCCAGATCACCAACGTCTTCCCGCACCTCACGGTGCGCGAGAACGTGCGGGTGGCCGCCCAGGCGCGGCGCGTCCGCTTCGCGTTCTTCCGCGACCGCGCGGCCTACCCCGAGCTGACGGAGCGGGCCGAGGCGCTGCTGGGCGAGGTCGGGCTCGGCGTCCGGATGGACCGCCTCGCCCGGGAACTCGCCCACGGCGAGCAGCGGGCCCTGGAGATCGCGGTGGCGCTCGCCGCCGAGCCGCGCCTCCTCCTGCTCGACGAGCCGACCGCCGGGATGAGCCCCGAGGAGACGCGGGAGATGATGGACCTCGTGCAGCGCCTCGCCGAGACCCGGACCCTGATCCTCGTCGAGCACAAGATGAAGCTCGTCATGGGCCTGTGCCGCCGCCTCGTCGTCCTGCATCAGGGCCAACTCCTGGCCGAGGGCAGCCCCGACGACATCCGCGCGCATCCCGAGGTGCGCCGCGTCTACCTGGGCAACACGGCGAGCAAGACCGCATGAGCGCCGCCCCGCAGCGCGACGCCGCCCAGCCGCTCCTGGCGGTCGAGAACCTGCGGGCGTGGTACGGCCATTCCCACATTCTCCAGGGCCTCTCGCTGGAGGTGCGTCCCGGCGAGATCGTCACGCTGGTCGGCCGCAACGGCGCCGGTAAGACCACCACGCTGAAGGCGATCATGGGTCTCGTGGCGAAGCGCGCGGGCCGCGTCACCTTCGCGGGGGCCGAGATCCTCGACCGGCCGCCCCACGAGCGCTTCCACCGGGGCCTCGCCTACGTGCCGGAGGAGCGGCGCATCGTGCCGGGGCTGACCGTGGAGGAGAACCTGCGCCTCGGCATCCTGGCCGCCAGAGGCGCGCGCGCGACGCGCCGCGACGAGGCGCGGCGGATCGAGGTCATCGCCGAGACCTTCCCGCGGCTCAAGCAGCGCCTGAAGCAGGAGGCGGTCACGATGTCGGGCGGCGAGCAGCAGATGCTCGCCATCGCCCGGGCGCTCATGGCCGAGCCCGTGATGGTGCTCCTCGACGAGCCCTCCGAGGGGATCATGCCGATCCTCGTCGAGGAGATGTTCGCGCAGTTCGTCGCGATGAAGCGGGCCGGCACCACGATCCTGCTCGTGGAGCAGAACGTCGAGCTCGCCCTCGACGTCTCCGACCGCGTCTACATCGTCGACGGCGGCGCCGTCGTCTACCACGCCCCCGCGGCCGCTCTGCGGGACGATCCCGAGATCCAGGCGCGCTACTGCGCGGTCTGAGCGCCCGCGCCGGCCGAGCGGGCACTGCATCAGGAGGAGACCAGGATGGACATCGCTGGCGCGTATCGGATCCCGGTCGCGCGGGAGGCCGTCTGGGCAGCGCTGAACGATCCGGACGTGCTCGCCCGCTGCATCCCGGGCTGCAAGGAGCTGGTGCAGGTCTCCCCGGAGGAGATGACCGCCAGGGTCGCCCTGAAGATCGGGCCGGTCTCGGCGACCTTCACGGGCACGGTCCGCCTGGAGGACTTGCGTCCCCCCGAGGGCTACAGCCTCGTCGGCCAGGGCAACGGCGGCATGGCGGGCTTCGCCAAGGGCCGCGCCGCGGTCAGCCTCGCGGCCGAGGGCGGCGAGACGCTCCTGAGCTACACCGCCAAGGCCGAGGTCGGCGGCAAGATCGCGACGCTGGGCGGCCGGCTCATGCAGGCGACCGCGCGCAAGCTCGCCGACGAGTTCTTCGGCAAGTTCGCCGCCGAACTCGGGGCGGCCGGCGACCCGGCCGCATTGAGGGCGGCCGAGGCCTAGGCCGGCCGCCGCGCCTCAACCGCGGCGGCTGGGGCGGTCGCGCGCGGGGCCGGCTCGCCGAAGTCCGGTCATCGCTGCGTTCCGATCTGTAGCACATTGAACCCGCGCTGCCTGTACGTCTCAATGAACGCTGCGAACGGGGGCTTCGCGCCCTGTGCCTGAGCGACGCGAAGGACGGCGGCACAGCCGCGCCGCGGGCTCTCGACCGTGCGGCCGTCGAGCGAGGCCGCGGGCGCCATGCCGGCTTGCCACCGCGCCTTCAGCGCCGCGACGGCCCTGCCGGCCGTCCGGCAATCGGGATAGGCAAGGGATACGAGGAGCGCCGGGCCCGCCTTGCCCTGGTAGTCGGCCACGAGACCGCCGGCATAGGCCGGGACGCCGTCCGGATCTTGTTCGCGCCGGTCGTCGATCGCCTTCGCCTTGGCGGCCATCTCGGTCGGGGCCGACAGGACGGCGGCAGGATCGCCGGGGGGCGTGCCCATCAGCGGCGTGACGACGGCCGCTTGGACGATCGCGCCCGGGTCGCGGTCATCCGCGGTGGCCATGCCCGCCAGCGCCGTGGCGACCGCCCCGTGATCCGCCGCGCTCCGTCCGACCCCGGTGAGGTTCTCCAGATCCGCGGCCGCGGACGCCTGGGCGACGACCCGATCGATCGCCAGCACCGCGCTGGTCTCGCCCATGGGTCCGGACCAGGGATTGGTCGGCTGCCGATTCCTCAGACTCACGGCGCGCGGCTCACCGTTGGCGAGAATGCGCGGTGCGGTCGTGACCGGTCGGAAGGTCCTGTCCTGTAGCTTGCCGATCAGGTTGTCTGCCGCCGCCTTCGTCGCCAGTCCCCAGTAGCTCACGCGCGCCGGAGGCTGGCCGAAGGCTGCGAAATAGGAAATGTCGTCGAACGGGATGCCGGCGGTCTCGGTCCATGTCCGCGCGCCGCCATAGCTGAGCACGTTCAGCGGGCGAATGCTCTCGTGGAAGGCCATGCGCCGCAGGGCGGCATCGCTCAACGCGCCGCCGGCCGCCTCGGACAGCGCTCGGACGTCCAGGAAGACGATCGGCATCGGATCGGACGTCGCGAGGGCGGAATCCGGTACCGTGCGGAGAGCCGCCTCCAGATTGCCGGCCGCCCGCGCCGCCGGCACGATCATCAGGGCCGAGACCGAGACGGCGACGAGGCGCGATGAAACTGTGTGCCGGAGCGTTCGGGTCAAGATGAATCCCATGCCTTCGGGTCCCTCGGATGCGCCGCGCGTTCATCGGCCAAGTCGACGATCGCGACGGGCAAGAAGAGGTGTCTGCCGTGTTCGCCTGATCGTCCCTGTACAGGGTCTCTGCCGTGTCGATCTCTCGAGTCTAGCAGGGCGGCTCTCGGCCTCCACTAGGGAGGGTGACCTATTGACCGTGCCGCCCGGATCGCGCCCATCGGATGCCCGGCTCCCTCGCGGCGAGCGACGATCGACGAAGGCGGTTCGGGGAGAGCCGTGACGGGCGTGCCCGCCGGATGGGCTCCGGGCACGCAGCCGCAACGTCGGGCTCGTCGACCGGGCGCGGCTGCACGAGGCCGGAGATCTGTCGGAGGACCGCGGTCGGATCGTCTCGGTCAGATGCGATCCCCCACCTCCGGGTGCCGGGGATCGACCGTCGTCGGGCGCGGGCGGACACGCACGACCGGACCGTGACGTGGGCCGCAGCGCCTCGTCCCGAGTCCGTGCCGGACATCATCTCACGCGAGCGATTCTCCGGTCCGATCGCGCATCGTCAGGATCGCGGCGAGCGAGATGGCCGACAGCACGGCCACGTAGAGACCCGGCCCCGTAGGCCATGCCAGGTGGTGGACGATCCAGGTCGCGGCCATCGGGGCGGTGCCCCCGACCAGCGCCATCGAGGCGTTGAAGCTGATCGCCAGCGCCGTGCAGCGCGAGCGGTGCTGGAACATCTCGACGAACGCGGTCGGCACCACGGCGGCGTTGCCGGCGATCAGGATCGCGAACGCGACCTGGCTCAGGACGATCAGGAGCGTGTCGCCGGTGGTCAGCAGCATGAACAGCGGCCACGAAAGGATCGTCAGGCCCGCCCCGGTCAGGACCAGAACGCGCTTGCGTCCGAAGCGGTCGGACAGGGCTCCGGCGATCGGGATGCACGCGGCTTGAACCACCATGGCGAGGGTGTTGATGAGAAACGCCGTGTGTTGCGGGAGACCCGACACGGTATGCAGGAAGGTCACGAGGTAGACGAACACCACGTAGAAGCCGCAGGCCAGGCCGAGATTCATCGCGAAGGCGCGCAGCATGGCGGCGCCGTCGATCTCGACGGCCATGCGCAGCGGTGAGCGCCGGTCCGCCGGCGCCTGATCTTCGCGCAACACGGTCTCGGCGTGCGCGTCGTCGATGTGCCGGCGCAGGGCGAAGATGAAGACGCCGAGCACGATCCCGAACAGGAACGGCAGGCGCCAGCCCCACAGGTGCACGTCCTCGGGGGTGAGCAGCCCGGTGACGAGCGTCCCGGAAATGGAGCCGAGCAGGATCCCGCCGGCGGCCCCGATGCAGGCGAGGCTGCCGGTCAGCCCGCGGCGCGCGGGGGCCGCGGTCTCGGACAGGAAGATGGCCGAGGAGGTGTACTCGCCGCCGACCGAGAGGCCCTGGCCGAGGCGCAGCAGCACGAGCAGGACCGGCGCGAGGAGCCCGGCGGACGCGTAGGTCGGCAGGCAGCCCATCAGGAAGGTCGAGACCGCCATGAGGCCCGCCGACAGCAGGAGTGCCCTCTTCCGCCCGTAGCGGTCGCCGATGTGACCGAACACGATGCCGCCGATCGGACGCATGAAGAAGGCCGCGGCGAAGACCGCGAAGGCCGAGAGCAGCGACGTCGTGGGACTAGCGGACGGGAAGAAGTTCCGGCCGATGACGGCGCTGAAGTACCCGTAGGTGGCGAAATCGTACCATTCGAGCGCGTTGCCGATGGCGCCGGCGACCACGGAGCGACGCCGCGCCGTGCTGGGGGTTTTCGGGCCGTCGCCGATCGCCCCGGAACTGATCGGCACAGGCGGCTCACCGTACGGAGGGGTGAAATGCATGATCCGCCCGCCCTTCCGCCGAAATCAGTCTTGAAGCTAGACTGAAACGCCGATCTTGGCGAGACAATAGATAAAGAGGGATAACGCCCCGCGGACCGACAGGGAAAATGCTGGCGGCGAACAGGCGATCGGCGCCCGCGCCGCGGAAGGCCCGTTCGCCGAACCGGGCTCTGATGCGCCTATCCCGGCCAGACCGCGATCGGGACAGCCTCGGCCGTCACGATGGCCCGGGGCCGGCGGGCAGGTCCGCAGCGTCGGCCGCCGCCGCGAACGCGCGACGGGACCGCTCGATCTCGGCGTGGTGCGTCTCGGCCCAGATCCAGACGCCGCAGAACGCGGCTCCCAAGCTCCGGCCGAGCGGGGTCAGCGCGTAGTCCACGCGCGGCGGGATCACCGGGTGGACCGTCCGCCGGACGAGACCGTCCCGCTCCATCTGCCGGACGGTCTGCGTCAGCATCTTCTGGCTGATCCGACCGACGGCCTTGCCGAGCTGCGTGAACCGGAGGGTGCCGTGCTCCTCCAGGGCTTCGAGGATCAGCATGGTCCACTTGTCGGCCACCTGACCGATGATGTCGTTCACCAGGGCCTCGATCGCCGGATCGGCGTCCTGCGGGACCGGGCCGCGCCGCTTCGCTTCGATCGCGGGGTCAGGATTGGACCGGCGCATCCGACACTCTCCTTTCGGTAAGTACAAATCTTTTCGGTGCCTACTTCAGGCTGGAGAGTGTGGGCCATACCCTCTGCGGCGGCAACAACGAGGGTCGCCACCATGAAGACTTCAGGCAACACGGTTCTCATCACCGGCGGCGGATCCGGGATCGGAGCGGCGCTGGCGCAGCGCTTCCACGACCTGGGCAACACTGTCATCGTCGCCGGTCGTCGGGTCGAGGCCCTGGACCGGGTCACGGCCGGCCGGCCGGGCATGCACGCGATGCCGCTCGACATCGCGGAGGCCGGCGACATCGCGGCGTTCGCCGAGCGGATCATCGCCGAGCACCCGACCCTGAACGTGGTGATCAACAACGCCGGGATCATGCGCCTCGAGGCGCTGGATCGGGCCCGCGACCTCTCCGATGCGGAGGCGACGATCACCACCAACCTGCTCGGCCCGATCCGCCTGACGGACGCGCTCGTCGCGCATCTGGTCACGCGCCCGGACGCGGCGCTGATCAACGTGTCGTCCGGGCTGGCCTTCGTGCCCCTGACGACGACGCCGACCTACTCGGCGACGAAGGCGGCGATCCACAGCTACACGGTCTCGCTGCGCGAGGTTCTGAAGGGCAAGGTCGAGGTGATCGAGCTCGTGCCCCCGGCGGTGCAGACGGATCTGACGCCCGGCCAGGCCACGCGCGCGGGCTACCTGCCGCTGGCCGACTTCATCGACGAGGTCATGGTCCTGTTCCAGCAGCAGCCCACGCCGCGCGAGATCCTGGTGCAGCGCGTCGCCTTCCAGCGCAACGCCGAGGCCGAACACCGCTTCGACGCGGCCGTCGCGACCTTGAACGAGGCCGCCCGCGCGGCCCGCGCAGCGCAGCGGTGAGGCCCGCGCCGTCGCGCGGGCGCGGTCAGTGTTCCGTCGATTCAACCTGGAGAAGATCGATGCCGTTCGCCAATTTCAAGATCCCGTAGGGCATGATGACCGGTGCGCAGAAGGCGGATCTGGTTCACCGCGCGACGGATCTGCTGGTCTCCTACTTCGGAGAGGCCGCGCGACCGCACACCATGGTCCTGGTCGATGAGGTCGTCGACGGCGGCTACGGTCGCGCGGACGCGGTGTTCGACCTCGCGGCCCTGCGACGCCTGCAGGCGCAGCAGGGGCCGGGTTCACGCTGACGGATCCGAGCCTCGGCGCGAGCGAGATCTTCGCGCGTCAAGACAGCCCGGGTCCGGTCGGCGGCGCCCCGGGTCAGGCGGAGAGCGAGGCGTCTCCGGCAGCGTCGCGGCTCGGCGGCCGCGCGAGCCCGAGATGGTCGCGCAGGGTCGCGCCCGCGTAGTCGCGCCGGAACAGGCCGCGGCGCTGGAGGATCGGAACGACCGCGTCCACGAAGGTCTCCAGCCCGTCGGGCAGGACGTCCGGCATCAGGTTGAAGCCGTCGGCGGCGCCCGCCCGGAACCACGCCTCGATGTCGTCGGCGATCGCCTCCGGCGTCCCAGCGACGATGCGGTGGCCGACGCCGCCGCCCAGCGCCCGCAGCAGCTGGCGCACGGTCAGCCCGTCCCGCCGGGCGAGCGCCACGGTGCCCAGGAACATCGTGTGGTTGGCGTCGGGCGGTAGCGGCAGCGGGTCCGGCAGCGGCCGGTCGAGGTCGAGCCGCGCGGGATCGATCCGCAGCGTCCCGGCGAGCCGCGCGAGGCTGTACTCGACCGGCACGAGGTTCCAGAGCGCGTCCTGGCGTCGCCGCGCCTCGGCCTCCGTGGAGCCGATCACCGTGGCGAGGCCGGGCAGGATGACCAGCGCGTCCGGGGCGCGGCCGTAGCGCGCCGCGCGGGCGCGCAGGTCCCGCGCATAGGCCGCCCCGTCCGCGACGGTCTGGGCCAGGGAGAACACCGCGTCGGCGGT from Methylobacterium radiotolerans JCM 2831 encodes:
- a CDS encoding ABC transporter ATP-binding protein gives rise to the protein MVSAAPAVAAPGAATGAAPSAAPPILAAERLGKRFGHFRALSDVTVAFPEGGITAIIGPNGAGKSTFFNLISGAVPPSEGRVLFRGRDITGAAPHAFARMGIAKSFQITNVFPHLTVRENVRVAAQARRVRFAFFRDRAAYPELTERAEALLGEVGLGVRMDRLARELAHGEQRALEIAVALAAEPRLLLLDEPTAGMSPEETREMMDLVQRLAETRTLILVEHKMKLVMGLCRRLVVLHQGQLLAEGSPDDIRAHPEVRRVYLGNTASKTA
- a CDS encoding ABC transporter ATP-binding protein, whose amino-acid sequence is MSAAPQRDAAQPLLAVENLRAWYGHSHILQGLSLEVRPGEIVTLVGRNGAGKTTTLKAIMGLVAKRAGRVTFAGAEILDRPPHERFHRGLAYVPEERRIVPGLTVEENLRLGILAARGARATRRDEARRIEVIAETFPRLKQRLKQEAVTMSGGEQQMLAIARALMAEPVMVLLDEPSEGIMPILVEEMFAQFVAMKRAGTTILLVEQNVELALDVSDRVYIVDGGAVVYHAPAAALRDDPEIQARYCAV
- a CDS encoding SRPBCC family protein, whose product is MDIAGAYRIPVAREAVWAALNDPDVLARCIPGCKELVQVSPEEMTARVALKIGPVSATFTGTVRLEDLRPPEGYSLVGQGNGGMAGFAKGRAAVSLAAEGGETLLSYTAKAEVGGKIATLGGRLMQATARKLADEFFGKFAAELGAAGDPAALRAAEA
- a CDS encoding MFS transporter, translated to MPISSGAIGDGPKTPSTARRRSVVAGAIGNALEWYDFATYGYFSAVIGRNFFPSASPTTSLLSAFAVFAAAFFMRPIGGIVFGHIGDRYGRKRALLLSAGLMAVSTFLMGCLPTYASAGLLAPVLLVLLRLGQGLSVGGEYTSSAIFLSETAAPARRGLTGSLACIGAAGGILLGSISGTLVTGLLTPEDVHLWGWRLPFLFGIVLGVFIFALRRHIDDAHAETVLREDQAPADRRSPLRMAVEIDGAAMLRAFAMNLGLACGFYVVFVYLVTFLHTVSGLPQHTAFLINTLAMVVQAACIPIAGALSDRFGRKRVLVLTGAGLTILSWPLFMLLTTGDTLLIVLSQVAFAILIAGNAAVVPTAFVEMFQHRSRCTALAISFNASMALVGGTAPMAATWIVHHLAWPTGPGLYVAVLSAISLAAILTMRDRTGESLA
- a CDS encoding winged helix-turn-helix transcriptional regulator, whose protein sequence is MRRSNPDPAIEAKRRGPVPQDADPAIEALVNDIIGQVADKWTMLILEALEEHGTLRFTQLGKAVGRISQKMLTQTVRQMERDGLVRRTVHPVIPPRVDYALTPLGRSLGAAFCGVWIWAETHHAEIERSRRAFAAAADAADLPAGPGPS
- a CDS encoding SDR family oxidoreductase, translating into MKTSGNTVLITGGGSGIGAALAQRFHDLGNTVIVAGRRVEALDRVTAGRPGMHAMPLDIAEAGDIAAFAERIIAEHPTLNVVINNAGIMRLEALDRARDLSDAEATITTNLLGPIRLTDALVAHLVTRPDAALINVSSGLAFVPLTTTPTYSATKAAIHSYTVSLREVLKGKVEVIELVPPAVQTDLTPGQATRAGYLPLADFIDEVMVLFQQQPTPREILVQRVAFQRNAEAEHRFDAAVATLNEAARAARAAQR
- a CDS encoding tautomerase family protein, which translates into the protein MMTGAQKADLVHRATDLLVSYFGEAARPHTMVLVDEVVDGGYGRADAVFDLAALRRLQAQQGPGSR